A genomic stretch from Nerophis ophidion isolate RoL-2023_Sa linkage group LG14, RoL_Noph_v1.0, whole genome shotgun sequence includes:
- the LOC133568018 gene encoding leucine-rich repeat-containing protein 30-like — protein MGGKQSRGFSSRELSEVSVIQGSGNDQAGLSSAAEKIRRHATVHFGYSTLSLAMRGLDDAPAELWELRELQKLNLSMNCLCSLPPALSALDNLVVLNLWGNNLTSLPPEIGLLKKLRVLFACRNRLSEVPEELGSCAGLEVLSLANNQISSLPGSLAAMRNLTKLNLSHNRIAHIPTCVYSMKGLVFLHLACNRLETIADQIQDLVNLKILIVEGNSIHTLPKTLCFLDSLELLNVDFNELQSVPGEMYLLSRLRKLACHPMDKGLHIVHNPLLKPIKEVLQGGLSSLYNYLKPT, from the coding sequence ATGGGCGGGAAGCAGTCTCGCGGCTTCTCCAGCAGAGAACTGAGCGAGGTGAGCGTGATTCAAGGCAGCGGAAACGACCAAGCCGGCTTGTCGTCTGCCGCGGAGAAAATCCGCCGACACGCCACGGTGCACTTCGGCTACAGCACCCTAAGCTTGGCCATGCGGGGCCTGGATGACGCCCCAGCCGAGCTGTGGGAGCTGCGAGAGCTGCAGAAGCTCAACTTGTCCATGAACTGTTTGTGCTCGCTGCCACCCGCCCTCAGTGCCCTGGACAACCTGGTGGTGCTCAACCTGTGGGGCAATAACCTGACCAGTCTGCCTCCCGAGATCGGACTCCTGAAGAAGCTCCGTGTGCTCTTCGCCTGCCGCAACCGCTTAAGCGAGGTACCCGAGGAGCTGGGCTCCTGCGCCGGCCTGGAGGTACTCAGCCTGGCCAACAACCAGATCTCCAGCCTGCCGGGGAGCTTGGCAGCCATGCGCAACTTGACCAAGCTCAACCTGAGCCACAACCGCATCGCCCACATCCCGACCTGCGTCTACAGCATGAAGGGCCTGGTCTTTCTTCACCTGGCCTGCAACCGTCTGGAGACGATTGCCGACCAGATCCAGGACTTGGTCAACCTCAAGATCCTCATTGTGGAGGGGAACAGCATCCACACTTTGCCTAAGACACTGTGCTTCCTGGACTCCTTGGAGCTCCTCAACGTGGACTTCAATGAACTGCAAAGCGTGCCAGGGGAAATGTATCTGCTGAGTCGGCTCAGGAAGCTGGCCTGCCACCCTATGGACAAAGGACTCCATATTGTACATAACCCGCTTCTCAAGCCCATTAAGGAGGTGCTGCAAGGAGGACTTAGCTCCCTGTACAACTACCTCAAACCCACGTGA